In Clavibacter californiensis, the sequence CCTCGTGCTCGCGCCGGACCCGGTGCTACCGTCGGGCATGCCCATCTTCCTGGAGGCCCTCGGCCGCGTACTCGCCCTCGTGGGCGACGTCGTTCTGGGCGGCGCGGGCGTCACGCCCGCGATCCTCCTCGCGGCCCTCCTCGGTGCCGCCTCCGTGGCCGCCGCGATCGCACTCGTGCGCATCGCCGCCGCGCGCGGGCTCATCGGATCCGCCGCGCCGCCGCTCGGCCCGGACGAGGACGTCGACCTCCCGGTGCTCGTCTCCTCGAGCGACCCGGACGCGGACGGGCACGAGCGCTCCCGGGCACCGGGCCGCCGGATGCAGGTCGTCGTGCCTGCGCCGCTCCCGGCCGCCTGACCGCGACCAGCAGGGGTCCGCCGCCGCCGCGCGGCACGGACCCGGCGCGCGCCCGCATGCGACGACCAGACGGACCCCCTCCGCTCTCGTCGCAAGGAACCCCGTGGACCCCACATCGATCGCCCCCGTCCGAGCCGTGCTCGACGGACTGTCCCAGCTCGTCGTCGGCCTCGCCGACCTGATCCAGCCGCTCGCCGGCGCCTCCGTGACCGGCGTGGCCGTCATCCTCCTGACCCTCGGCGTGCGGGCCCTGCTCGTGCCCGTCGGCGTCGCGCAGGTGCGCGCCGAGATCCAGCGCCGCCGGATCGCCCCCGCGCTCGCCGAGCTCCGGCGCCGTCATGCCGGGAAGCCCGAGCAGCTGTCCCGCGCGACGCAGGAGCTGTACGCGCGCGAGGGCGCGTCGCCGCTCGCCGGCTGCCTGCCGACGCTCGCGCAGGCGCCCGTGCTCGCCGCCGTCTACGCCCTGTTCGCCCACGCGCGGATCGGCGGCGAGGCCAACGCGCTGCTGGCGGCGCCCTTCGCGGGGATCCCGCTGGGGTCGAGCGCGCTCTCGGCGGCAGCCATGGGCGTCACCCCGCTCGTCGTCGCGGTCGTCGTGCTCGGGCTGCTCTCCGTGGTGATCGAGGTCCGCCGCCGCGCCGACCTCCGGTTCCAGGGACCGCCCGCACCCGTCGACCCGGCGCTCCCCGGCATGGCGGGAATGACCGTGATGATGCGGGTGCTGCCGTTCGTCACGGTCGTCTTCGCCGGGATCGCCCCGCTCGCCGCGGCCCTGTACCTGCTGTCGAGCGCCGTGTGGACGCTCCTCGAGCGCGCGACGCTGCGGCGCCTGCTCGGCCGGGTGCCCTCCCGCGGGACGGCGCCCGCATGATCCACCGGCCCGGGACGGCGCACCCCGTCTGCGAGGATCGAGGCACACCGAGCCGGGAGCCGCCATGACCTCCACCCCCGCGGGCGCCGTCGCCCTGCCGCCCACGCGCGTGACCTACCCGGCGGGATCCGTCGCCTCCGAGGGCCAGGTGCTCCGCGTCGACGACCTCGCCGACGGCACGCGCGCCGTCGTGCTCGACGCGACCGCGTGCCACCCGGTCGACGCGGCCTGGCCCGACCAGCCCGCCGACCGCGCTGTGCTGCGCGTGCGCGGCGCCGGGATCGAGGTGCTCGACTGCGTCGTCGGCGCGGCGTCGACGGATCCCGCGGAGGACGCGACGCTCCACGTCGGCGCGGACGTCCCGGTCAAGAAGGGCGCGGACGGCT encodes:
- a CDS encoding DUF6412 domain-containing protein; this translates as MPIFLEALGRVLALVGDVVLGGAGVTPAILLAALLGAASVAAAIALVRIAAARGLIGSAAPPLGPDEDVDLPVLVSSSDPDADGHERSRAPGRRMQVVVPAPLPAA
- a CDS encoding YidC/Oxa1 family membrane protein insertase, whose amino-acid sequence is MDPTSIAPVRAVLDGLSQLVVGLADLIQPLAGASVTGVAVILLTLGVRALLVPVGVAQVRAEIQRRRIAPALAELRRRHAGKPEQLSRATQELYAREGASPLAGCLPTLAQAPVLAAVYALFAHARIGGEANALLAAPFAGIPLGSSALSAAAMGVTPLVVAVVVLGLLSVVIEVRRRADLRFQGPPAPVDPALPGMAGMTVMMRVLPFVTVVFAGIAPLAAALYLLSSAVWTLLERATLRRLLGRVPSRGTAPA